Proteins encoded together in one Acanthochromis polyacanthus isolate Apoly-LR-REF ecotype Palm Island chromosome 12, KAUST_Apoly_ChrSc, whole genome shotgun sequence window:
- the sec61b gene encoding protein transport protein Sec61 subunit beta encodes MPGPAASATNVGASGRSPSKTVAPRAAGSTVRQRKATSSGTRSGGRTTGSAGTGGMWRFYTEDSPGLKVGPVPVLVMSLLFIASVFMLHIWGKYTRS; translated from the exons atg CCTGGACCAGCAGCGAGTGCAACCAACGTCGGGGCGTCTGGCCGTTCCCCCAGCAAGACAGTGGCCCCCCGAGCAGCCGGTTCCACAGTCAGACAGAG GAAAGCCACCAGCAGCGGCACTCGCAGCGGTGGCAGGACCACCGGATCAGCGGGCACCGGCGGCATGTGGCGCTTCTACACCGAAGACTCACCAGGCCTCAAAGT CGGTCCGGTTCCAGTTCTGGTGATGAGTCTTCTGTTCATCGCTTCTGTCTTCATGCTCCACATCTGGGGGAAATACACTCGTTCTTAA